Proteins from a genomic interval of Chionomys nivalis chromosome 7, mChiNiv1.1, whole genome shotgun sequence:
- the LOC130877821 gene encoding C-type lectin domain family 10 member A-like isoform X1 yields the protein MTVTYENFQNSRSEEKNPETGKAAPPQSFLWNVFSWTHLLLFSLGLGFLLLVVVSVIGSQNSQLRRDLGTLRASSENLTSYMKAELQALNSKGNSLQERINSLKVDVDDHRQELLAGRDLSQKVTSLESTVEKKEQALKTDLSEMTERVQQLGKDLKALSCQLASLRNNGSERTCCPLHWVEHEGSCYWFSQTRKSWPEADKYCQLENAHLVVVNSMEEQNFLQDKLAHVVTWMGLTDQNGPWRWVDGTELENSFKNWAPQQPDNWYGHGLGGGEDCAQFTSAGNWNDDACQRSFRWVCEAELAKAG from the exons ATGACAGTTACATATGAGAACTTCCAGAACTCACGGAGCGAggagaaaaacccagagactgGAAAGG CGGCTCCCCCCCAGTCCTTCCTGTGGAATGTCTTCTCATGgacccacctcctcctcttctccctgggcCTCGGCTTCCTGCTGCTGGTGGTTGTCTCCGTGATTGGATCCCAAA ATTCCCAGTTAAGGAGGGACCTAGGCACCCTGAGAGCCAGTTCAGAAAACCTCACCTCCTACATGAAGGCTGAACTGCAGGCCCTGAACTCCAAGG GTAACAGCTTGCAAGAAAGGATCAATTCTCTGAAAGTGGACGTGGACGATCACAGGCAGGAACTGCTGGCAG GCCGAGACTTGAGCCAGAAGGTGACTTCTCTGGAGAGCACAGTGGAGAAAAAGGAACAGGCCCTGAAAACAG ATCTTTCTGAAATGACGGAGCGTGTCCAACAGCTGGGGAAGGACTTGAAGGCCCTGTCGTGCCAGCTGGCCAGCCTCAGGAACAATG gCTCTGAAAGGACCTGCTGCCCCCTTCACTGGGTAGAACACGAAGGCAGCTGCTACTGGTTCTCTCAAACTAGGAAGTCATGGCCCGAAGCTGACAAGTACTGCCAGCTAGAGAACGCTCACCTGGTGGTGGTCAACTCCATGGAGGAGCAG aATTTTCTACAGGATAAGTTAGCCCATGTGGTCACTTGGATGGGCCTCACAGACCAAAACGGGCCCTGGCGATGGGTGGATGGAACGGAACTGGAGAACAGCTTTAA GAACTGGGCCCCACAGCAGCCAGATAACTGGTACGGACATGGACTTGGAGGAGGTGAGGACTGTGCTCAGTTCACCTCCGCTGGTAACTGGAATGATGACGCCTGCCAGAGGTCCTTCCGCTGGGTCTGCGAGGCAGAGCTGGCCAAGGCCGGCTAG
- the LOC130877821 gene encoding C-type lectin domain family 10 member A-like isoform X2 has protein sequence MTVTYENFQNSRSEEKNPETGKDSQLRRDLGTLRASSENLTSYMKAELQALNSKGNSLQERINSLKVDVDDHRQELLAGRDLSQKVTSLESTVEKKEQALKTDLSEMTERVQQLGKDLKALSCQLASLRNNGSERTCCPLHWVEHEGSCYWFSQTRKSWPEADKYCQLENAHLVVVNSMEEQNFLQDKLAHVVTWMGLTDQNGPWRWVDGTELENSFKNWAPQQPDNWYGHGLGGGEDCAQFTSAGNWNDDACQRSFRWVCEAELAKAG, from the exons ATGACAGTTACATATGAGAACTTCCAGAACTCACGGAGCGAggagaaaaacccagagactgGAAAGG ATTCCCAGTTAAGGAGGGACCTAGGCACCCTGAGAGCCAGTTCAGAAAACCTCACCTCCTACATGAAGGCTGAACTGCAGGCCCTGAACTCCAAGG GTAACAGCTTGCAAGAAAGGATCAATTCTCTGAAAGTGGACGTGGACGATCACAGGCAGGAACTGCTGGCAG GCCGAGACTTGAGCCAGAAGGTGACTTCTCTGGAGAGCACAGTGGAGAAAAAGGAACAGGCCCTGAAAACAG ATCTTTCTGAAATGACGGAGCGTGTCCAACAGCTGGGGAAGGACTTGAAGGCCCTGTCGTGCCAGCTGGCCAGCCTCAGGAACAATG gCTCTGAAAGGACCTGCTGCCCCCTTCACTGGGTAGAACACGAAGGCAGCTGCTACTGGTTCTCTCAAACTAGGAAGTCATGGCCCGAAGCTGACAAGTACTGCCAGCTAGAGAACGCTCACCTGGTGGTGGTCAACTCCATGGAGGAGCAG aATTTTCTACAGGATAAGTTAGCCCATGTGGTCACTTGGATGGGCCTCACAGACCAAAACGGGCCCTGGCGATGGGTGGATGGAACGGAACTGGAGAACAGCTTTAA GAACTGGGCCCCACAGCAGCCAGATAACTGGTACGGACATGGACTTGGAGGAGGTGAGGACTGTGCTCAGTTCACCTCCGCTGGTAACTGGAATGATGACGCCTGCCAGAGGTCCTTCCGCTGGGTCTGCGAGGCAGAGCTGGCCAAGGCCGGCTAG